A window of Corallococcus macrosporus DSM 14697 contains these coding sequences:
- a CDS encoding type I polyketide synthase, producing MSAQGSDTSYGELMKRALLKLQEAQSKLDAHEQERHGAIAIVGIGCQFPGGVTSPSDYWRLLSEGVDTVTEIPADRWSADSFFHPDPDHPGGIYTRHGSFLRDIDQFEPRFFGISPREAARMDPQHRLLLEVAWEAVERSGHNPAGLNGTRTGVFVGMMGQDYTQIATQSPELIDAHTGAGNGASVAAGRLSYALGLEGPSLTVDTACSSSLVAVHLAIRSLRQRESDFALAGGVNLVLSPVATLIESRTHMLSPDGRCKTFDASADGIGRGEGCGLVFLRRLSDALADGDPIVAVIRGSAVNQDGRTSGLTVPNGLAQQRVIRDALRDGQVEPAKVGYVEAHGTGTSLGDPIELEALASVYCAKTGRPQSLMAGSVKTNMGHLEGASGIAGLIKSALCLANEEVPPHLHLRTPTPHVDWKQLAIEVPTERRPWRGAESRFAAVSSFGFSGTNAHVVLESAPRPKPPVRELERPRHVLALSARSNGSLRRLAGAIAEALSTRPSEALADVCHTANVGRSALEERAAFTASTSEEMAEALRAFSRAEPASPGAVAEGRKEAEPPRVAFLFTGQGAQYVGMGRELFDTQPEFRREILRFEAILQPHLERPLTQVLFHETGGALDETRYTQPALVALELALANLLRAWGLRADAVLGHSVGEYAAAMFAGVLEPEVGLPLVAERARLMQALPERGAMLAVFAESSRVLPLIAAHPRVTLAATNGPRNTVISGDAAAIDAVVQALGEAGIESRRLNVSHAFHSPLMQPMLAEFERAAGRVAFQKPRLPLISNLDGREAGDAITHADYWARHVLQPVRFEDGVRTLLQRGVRVFLEVGPKPSLSNLARDVVAGEEAAWLETLHPRRSDWVGVLRALAGLYARGAKVDWARFDAGHGRTRVALPTYPFERQRYWLDVAAPWTRTSRRASNHPLLGARLESAALKEGLTVFSNELSAASVPFVSDHRVYGKAVVPAAAFVEMVASAAAQVLGTESLRLEDVSLLQPLVLPEQQARVVQTLLEDQGEAGFACKVVSRGDERSDEGTGARAAWVTHVTCRVSALSARPPEVDRAAWSQSCATPVSLDALSAVFTHHGLDYGPSLRVLTSLHRGERAALSFGQVEDRSGHYRIHPALFDGCLRTAAAVSQLTEEDALHLPVALQTLDLYRPLPEKVWTHATQPPHGGQEGFPATALTLCDEAGDVVAVVSGFSVRKAERDVLLRGLDNDFQDWLYRLNWTPSAVTEDAHTSGAHWAIFASEDGFGSELVQVLSRRGARCTLVRKGEAFSSTAQGFHVNPSSPDDFARLAQGWAHQPPTGVLYLWGLDDAGGDADARLDAAQESGCLGALRLTQALTRGAGTPPRLVLVTRGTQRLPADTHGVRVAQAPLWGFGQAVATELPELRCLRIDLPAEPRPEDLGTFVRALALPDAESAAAIRGGSLFTPRLERARSRAASSRKVTMVADATYIVAGGLGGLGLRVATWLADKGARHLVLLGRSAPSPESRARLDALEAQGVEVRVAQVDLASRGAMAELFASLRDAPPVRGIVHTAGVLRDGTLANQTPEQFREVLAPKLQGAWNLHALSEGLALDFFVCFSSAASLIGSPGQSNYVAANAFLDALVHLRHAKGLPALTLNWGSWAETGMAARLERAASARPGAQGFGSIPVEQGLGVMERLMGGSQAQWGVFPVDWARLAEQLPGLARQALVQGLLGSVPRRVQAPAFRAQLDAAPANRRLELLRQHVSGQVAATLGMPETERLAGNERLFELGVDSLLAIEIKNRLASSLGRSLRSTLIFDFPTVNGLVAHLADELGLGTEAQKKQEASQEAQGALSAEIQGLSEQELTSLIDQELESALTR from the coding sequence ATGTCAGCGCAAGGAAGCGATACGAGCTACGGCGAGCTGATGAAGCGCGCGCTCCTGAAGTTGCAGGAGGCGCAGTCGAAGCTCGATGCCCATGAGCAGGAGCGGCACGGCGCCATCGCCATCGTGGGGATCGGCTGCCAGTTCCCCGGCGGCGTCACCAGTCCCTCGGACTACTGGCGCCTGCTCTCCGAGGGGGTGGACACCGTCACCGAGATTCCGGCGGACCGGTGGAGCGCGGACAGCTTCTTCCACCCCGACCCGGACCATCCGGGAGGCATCTACACGCGCCACGGCAGCTTCCTGCGGGACATCGACCAGTTCGAGCCGCGCTTCTTCGGCATCTCCCCGCGCGAGGCGGCGCGGATGGACCCGCAGCACCGGCTGCTGCTGGAGGTCGCCTGGGAGGCCGTGGAGCGCTCCGGCCACAATCCGGCGGGCCTGAACGGGACGCGGACCGGCGTGTTCGTCGGGATGATGGGGCAGGACTACACGCAGATCGCCACCCAGTCTCCGGAGCTCATCGACGCGCACACGGGCGCGGGCAACGGCGCCAGCGTCGCGGCGGGGCGCCTGTCGTACGCCTTGGGACTGGAGGGCCCCAGCCTCACGGTGGACACCGCGTGTTCGTCGTCGCTCGTCGCGGTCCACCTGGCCATCCGCAGCCTCCGGCAGCGTGAGAGCGACTTCGCGCTGGCGGGTGGGGTGAACCTGGTCCTCTCTCCCGTCGCCACGCTGATTGAGTCGCGCACGCACATGTTGTCGCCGGACGGGCGGTGCAAGACCTTCGATGCCTCGGCGGATGGCATCGGGCGCGGCGAAGGGTGCGGGCTGGTCTTCCTGCGGCGCCTGTCGGACGCGCTCGCGGATGGGGACCCCATCGTCGCGGTGATTCGCGGCTCGGCCGTGAATCAGGACGGGAGGACCAGCGGGCTCACGGTGCCCAATGGGCTGGCTCAGCAGCGCGTCATCCGCGACGCCCTGCGGGACGGTCAGGTGGAGCCCGCGAAGGTGGGCTACGTGGAGGCGCACGGCACGGGGACGTCCCTGGGCGACCCCATCGAGCTGGAGGCGCTCGCGTCCGTCTACTGCGCGAAGACGGGACGGCCGCAGTCTCTGATGGCCGGCTCCGTGAAGACGAACATGGGGCACCTCGAAGGGGCGTCCGGCATCGCGGGGTTGATCAAGTCGGCCCTGTGCCTGGCCAACGAGGAGGTCCCACCGCATCTCCACCTGCGCACGCCCACGCCTCACGTGGACTGGAAGCAACTGGCCATCGAAGTCCCGACGGAGCGCCGCCCGTGGCGGGGGGCGGAGTCTCGCTTCGCGGCGGTGAGCTCGTTTGGCTTCTCGGGGACGAACGCACATGTCGTCCTGGAGTCCGCGCCCCGGCCGAAGCCGCCGGTCCGGGAGCTGGAGCGCCCACGGCACGTCCTGGCGCTCTCGGCCCGGTCGAACGGCAGCCTGCGCCGTCTGGCTGGCGCCATCGCGGAGGCGTTGTCGACGCGGCCCTCGGAGGCGCTCGCGGACGTCTGCCACACGGCGAACGTGGGGCGGAGCGCGCTGGAGGAGCGCGCGGCCTTCACGGCGTCGACCTCCGAGGAGATGGCGGAGGCGTTGCGCGCGTTCAGCCGTGCCGAGCCCGCGTCGCCAGGGGCTGTCGCGGAGGGCCGGAAGGAGGCCGAGCCGCCGCGTGTCGCCTTCCTCTTCACGGGGCAGGGCGCTCAATACGTCGGGATGGGGCGGGAGCTGTTCGACACCCAGCCCGAGTTCCGCCGGGAAATCCTCCGCTTCGAGGCCATCCTCCAGCCGCACCTCGAGCGGCCGCTGACCCAGGTGCTCTTCCACGAGACGGGAGGGGCGCTGGACGAGACACGCTACACGCAGCCCGCGCTGGTCGCGCTGGAGCTGGCGCTGGCGAACCTGCTGCGCGCCTGGGGGCTCCGCGCTGACGCGGTCCTGGGCCACAGCGTGGGGGAGTACGCGGCGGCCATGTTCGCGGGCGTCCTGGAGCCCGAGGTCGGCCTGCCCCTGGTGGCCGAGCGCGCGCGGCTGATGCAGGCGCTGCCGGAGCGCGGCGCGATGCTGGCCGTGTTCGCCGAGTCCTCGCGCGTCCTCCCGCTCATCGCCGCGCATCCACGGGTGACGCTGGCGGCCACCAACGGGCCTCGGAACACCGTCATCTCGGGTGACGCCGCCGCCATCGACGCCGTGGTCCAGGCGCTCGGGGAGGCGGGCATCGAGAGCCGGCGGCTCAACGTGTCGCACGCCTTCCACTCCCCGCTGATGCAGCCCATGCTGGCGGAGTTCGAGCGCGCCGCCGGGCGGGTGGCCTTCCAGAAGCCGAGGCTGCCGCTCATCTCGAACCTGGACGGCCGTGAAGCCGGTGACGCCATCACCCACGCGGACTACTGGGCTCGCCACGTCCTCCAGCCCGTGCGCTTCGAGGACGGAGTCCGGACGCTCCTCCAGCGCGGGGTGCGTGTCTTCCTGGAGGTGGGGCCCAAGCCCTCGCTGTCCAACCTGGCGCGGGACGTGGTGGCGGGCGAGGAGGCGGCGTGGCTGGAGACGCTGCACCCGCGCCGCTCGGACTGGGTGGGCGTGCTCCGCGCGCTGGCCGGACTGTACGCGCGCGGCGCCAAGGTGGATTGGGCGCGCTTCGACGCGGGCCATGGCCGGACTCGCGTGGCCCTGCCGACCTATCCCTTCGAAAGGCAGCGGTACTGGCTGGACGTGGCCGCGCCCTGGACGCGCACGTCGCGCCGCGCCTCGAACCACCCGCTGCTGGGCGCGCGCCTGGAGTCCGCGGCGCTGAAGGAGGGGTTGACGGTCTTCTCCAACGAGCTGTCAGCGGCCTCCGTGCCCTTCGTGTCGGACCACCGGGTGTACGGCAAGGCCGTGGTGCCCGCCGCGGCCTTCGTGGAGATGGTGGCCTCGGCGGCGGCGCAGGTGCTCGGCACGGAGTCCCTGCGGCTGGAGGATGTCTCCCTGCTCCAGCCGCTGGTGCTGCCCGAGCAGCAGGCGCGCGTCGTCCAGACGCTGCTGGAGGACCAGGGCGAGGCGGGCTTCGCGTGCAAGGTGGTGAGCCGGGGCGATGAACGCTCGGACGAGGGGACTGGCGCGCGGGCGGCGTGGGTGACCCATGTGACGTGCCGGGTGTCGGCGCTGAGCGCCAGGCCGCCCGAGGTGGACCGCGCGGCGTGGAGCCAAAGCTGCGCGACGCCGGTCTCCCTCGACGCGCTCTCCGCCGTCTTCACGCACCACGGGCTCGACTATGGGCCGTCGCTGCGGGTGCTCACGTCGCTCCACCGGGGCGAGCGTGCCGCGCTGTCCTTTGGCCAGGTGGAGGACCGGAGCGGGCACTACCGCATCCATCCGGCCCTGTTCGACGGCTGCCTGCGCACGGCCGCGGCGGTGTCTCAACTCACGGAGGAGGATGCGCTGCACCTCCCCGTGGCCTTGCAGACGCTCGACCTGTACCGGCCGCTGCCGGAGAAGGTCTGGACCCACGCCACGCAGCCGCCCCACGGGGGACAGGAGGGCTTCCCCGCCACGGCGCTGACGCTCTGTGATGAAGCGGGGGACGTGGTGGCGGTGGTGTCGGGCTTCTCGGTGCGCAAGGCCGAGCGCGACGTGCTGTTGCGTGGGCTCGACAACGACTTCCAGGACTGGCTGTACCGCCTCAACTGGACACCGAGCGCCGTCACGGAGGACGCGCACACCTCCGGTGCGCACTGGGCCATCTTCGCCAGTGAGGACGGCTTCGGCTCGGAGCTCGTGCAGGTGCTGTCGCGGCGCGGTGCGCGCTGCACGCTGGTTCGCAAGGGCGAGGCGTTCAGCAGCACGGCTCAGGGCTTCCACGTCAACCCCTCCAGCCCGGACGACTTCGCGCGGCTGGCGCAGGGCTGGGCGCATCAGCCCCCCACGGGCGTGCTGTACCTCTGGGGGCTCGATGACGCGGGCGGTGACGCGGACGCCCGGCTCGATGCGGCGCAGGAGTCCGGGTGCCTGGGCGCGCTGCGACTCACCCAGGCGCTGACGCGGGGAGCGGGGACGCCGCCTCGGCTGGTGCTGGTGACCCGGGGCACGCAGCGCCTGCCCGCGGACACGCATGGCGTGCGCGTCGCGCAGGCGCCGCTGTGGGGCTTCGGGCAGGCGGTGGCGACGGAGCTGCCGGAGCTGCGCTGCCTCCGCATCGACCTGCCCGCGGAGCCTCGGCCCGAGGACCTGGGCACCTTCGTGCGCGCGCTGGCCCTGCCTGACGCCGAGTCCGCCGCGGCCATTCGTGGAGGGAGCCTCTTCACCCCCCGGCTGGAGCGGGCGCGCTCACGAGCGGCCTCGAGCCGGAAGGTGACGATGGTGGCGGACGCGACGTACATCGTCGCGGGCGGCCTGGGCGGGCTCGGCCTGCGGGTGGCGACGTGGCTGGCGGACAAGGGCGCGCGACACCTGGTCCTGCTGGGGCGGAGCGCACCGTCTCCCGAGTCCCGCGCGCGCCTCGATGCGCTGGAGGCGCAGGGCGTGGAGGTGCGGGTCGCCCAGGTGGACCTCGCGTCTCGCGGTGCCATGGCGGAGCTCTTCGCGAGCTTGCGAGACGCGCCGCCCGTGCGCGGCATCGTCCACACGGCGGGCGTCCTCCGGGACGGGACGCTCGCGAACCAGACGCCAGAGCAGTTCCGGGAGGTGCTGGCCCCCAAGCTCCAGGGTGCGTGGAACCTGCATGCGCTCAGCGAGGGCCTGGCGCTGGACTTCTTCGTCTGCTTCTCGTCGGCCGCCTCGCTCATCGGCTCTCCGGGGCAGTCGAATTATGTCGCCGCGAATGCCTTCCTCGACGCGCTCGTCCACCTGCGCCACGCGAAGGGCCTGCCCGCGCTGACCCTCAACTGGGGCTCCTGGGCGGAGACGGGCATGGCGGCGCGGTTGGAGCGCGCGGCGTCGGCGCGGCCGGGGGCGCAGGGCTTCGGCTCGATTCCCGTCGAGCAGGGCCTGGGGGTGATGGAGCGGCTCATGGGCGGCTCGCAGGCCCAGTGGGGCGTGTTCCCGGTGGACTGGGCGCGGCTGGCCGAGCAACTGCCGGGGCTGGCGCGTCAGGCGTTGGTGCAGGGGCTGCTCGGGAGCGTGCCTCGGCGGGTGCAGGCGCCGGCCTTCCGCGCGCAGCTCGACGCGGCACCAGCGAACCGCCGGCTGGAGCTGCTGCGTCAGCACGTCTCGGGGCAGGTGGCCGCGACGCTCGGCATGCCGGAGACGGAGCGGCTGGCGGGGAACGAGCGCCTGTTCGAGCTGGGCGTGGATTCGCTGCTGGCCATCGAAATCAAGAACCGGCTCGCCAGCAGTCTGGGGCGGAGCCTCCGTTCAACGCTGATCTTCGACTTCCCCACGGTGAACGGCCTCGTGGCGCATCTGGCCGACGAGCTGGGCCTGGGGACCGAGGCTCAGAAGAAGCAGGAAGCATCGCAGGAGGCGCAGGGCGCGCTCTCCGCGGAGATTCAAGGGCTGTCAGAGCAGGAGCTGACGTCCCTCATCGACCAGGAGCTGGAGAGCGCGCTCACCAGATGA